A single window of Channa argus isolate prfri chromosome 10, Channa argus male v1.0, whole genome shotgun sequence DNA harbors:
- the dele1 gene encoding death ligand signal enhancer, protein MWRVQGFVGRVLHRCHGSNPLRLPQNHHVEDEVINSSTVLSTSRHSSDTSAQKEGDGERRKKHRTFQFGYTEIPRYTALDAVGWSAAAVLFMQICRRIHSRFSASTETNSASGALTAPSSLHKCGYHILLEILSRGDVLPRGRSVLCLQDVPERLNQDQSSAQSSNSSSSAGDASPHISSDQDHVTADFSIPDHQWALLNQNLPVPGASPLSASCPQQKDGNQNNTETKDANDKDMSDEEKLAGAALDLRHVGNTSVPVILNIIGIESARSKNDKEAFTCFLAAAQQGYSKAQFNTAVCYEKGKGVKKDKDKALYYYCQAAVGGHIQAQYRYAKLLLTTRGNQSLEELNTVIDLLERAAAAGLTKAQLCLASVYSQEPVRDGSKSVQYLKMAAESGDDNALLFLGQCYESGFGVQQNLTTAIELYKRAAQAGNRQAKSLLTPHSKEDAVLRSIHSTPCLSLSDHWLQQPLSTLSQTCPSKPSSHPTTPSFLPHSWSTGNLCAPTLLSSTPVHVHSQSSEGGTCQWTVGIE, encoded by the exons ATGTGGAGGGTTCAAGGTTTTGTTGGAAGAG TTCTACATCGATGCCATGGCAGCAACCCCCTGCGACTGCCCCAGAACCACCATGTGGAGGATGAGGTCATCAACAGCTCAACTGTCCTCTCTACCTCTCGACACTCCTCTGACACCAG TGCTCAgaaagagggagatggagaaagGAGGAAGAAACACAGGACATTTCAATTTGGCTACACTGAGATCCCACGTTACACAGCGCTGGATGCTGTGGGATGG AGTGCTGCAGCAGTTCTGTTCATGCAGATCTGCAGGAGGATCCACTCCCGCTTCTCTGCTAGCACTGAGACCAATTCAGCTTCTGGAGCCCTGACAGCACCCTCCTCCCTGCACAAGTGTGGCTATCACATTCTGCTGGAGATCT TATCCAGGGGTGATGTCCTGCCCAGAGGAAGGAGTGTGCTGTGTCTGCAGGATGTGCCAGAGAGACTGAACCAAGACCAGTCCTCAGCTcagagcagcaacagcagcagcagtgcaggtGATGCCAGTCCTCACATCAGCAGTGACCAGGACCATGTGACTGCTGACTTCTCCATCCCTGACCACCAGTGGGCACTGCTAAACCAGAATTTGCCTGTACCTG GAGCATCGCCTCTGTCAGCATCCTGCCCTCAGCAGAAGGATGGcaaccaaaacaacacagagacaaaagatGCCAATGACAAG GACATGTCTGATGAGGAGAAGCTGGCAGGAGCAGCACTTGATCTCAGACATGTGGGAAACACCAGCGTTCCTGTAATCCTTAACATCATCG GTATAGAAAGTGCCAGGAGCAAGAATGACAAGGAAGCGTTTACATGTTTTTTAGCTGCAGCTCAGCAAGGTTACAGCAAAGCGCAGTTTAACACGGCTGTGTGCTATGAGAAAGGCAAAGGAGtcaaaaaggacaaagacaag GCTCTGTATTACTACTGCCAGGCAGCAGTCGGGGGTCACATACAGGCTCAGTACCGCTATGCAAAGCTGCTCCTGACCACCAGAGGGAACCAGAGTTTAGAGGAGCTGAACACGGTCATTGACCTGCTTGAGCGGGCTGCTGCAGCCGGGCTCACTAAG GCTCAGCTTTGCCTGGCCTCGGTCTACTCACAGGAGCCAGTGAGAGATGGGAGCAAGTCTGTCCAGTACCTAAAGATGGCAGCAGAGAGCGGA GATGACAACGCCCTGCTTTTTCTGGGTCAGTGTTATGAGAGTGGATTTGGGGTGCAGCAGAATCTGACAACAGCAATTGAACTGTACAAACGAGCTGCTCAAGCAGGAAACAGGCAGGCTAAGAGCTTACTGACGCCTCACAGTAAGG AGGATGCTGTGTTGCGCTCCATCCATTCAACTCCTTGTTTGTCTCTGAGCGACCATTGGCTCCAGCAGCCACTGTCCACTCTTTCCCAGACGTGTCCCTCTAAACCCTCTAGCCACCCCACCACCCCTTCCTTCCTGCCTCACTCCTGGAGCACCGGGAACTTGTGTGCCCCCACACTTCTGTCCTCAACACCTGTGCACGTCCATTCACAGAGCTCAGAGGGAGGAACCTGCCAGTGGACTGTGGGAATAGAATAG